ATCAAGAAGCTCACCAAGACAATCGCTGCAAGTGGCAATGTCTGGTGACACCAGAGAAGTCTTTTCCTTCTCTTCCTTGCTCATATCTATCTTGAATTCCCCGTAGCCCGCCGGATTGAGTGATCTCACCTCAATCGTCTGTATGGAAGCGCGGGGGGGGAGTCTTCCTTCAAGCCCATCAATGAACTTTGAAAGCTCTCCCGCATCGCCTTCTATGTCTATCGTCACGCCCCTACTGTCATTCCGAACGAACCCTTTCAAGTGGTGTTCCTTCGCAAGCCGATATACAGCCGGCCTGAAGCCCACACCCTGGACAATACCGGTTATCTCCACAATCCTTCTTTCTTTTTCCTTGAGGGATTCTTTCATTATTGTCCTTACTTGAACTCTTTCACCCGGAGCTTCAGCCACTCAACCCATTTGTCCATTCCCTCGTCAGATCTGGCTGAAACTTCGAAAACTTTGGAATTTGCAGCAACGTTATTTATGTGTCCCCGCAACTTAACAATGTCAAAATCCAGATGGGGAAGAAGGTCTATCTTATTGACGAGAACCGCGTGCGCCATACTGAACATAGCCGGATATTTTATCGGCTTATCCTCTCCCTCTGTCACACTCACCACAACCACCTTTATGTGCTCGCCCAGATTGTATCCTGAAGGGCATATAAGATTACCAATATTCTCTATGAAGAGCACATCCAGCTTCTTAAGATCAAAAGTCGGCAAGGCCCTCTTTACCCACTGAGCTTCCAGGTGGCACGCGCCACCAAAAGTGTCTGTGTCTATCTGAACCACACTTGCATTGTGCTCTGACAACCTTTCCGCATCGCGTGTCGTGGCCACATCACCGGCAATCACCCCCACATTCACCTCTGGCATGAGCGCCTCTATCGTCTTCTCCAGTATTGTAGTTTTTCCAGAACCGGGCGATGACATCATGTTCACTCCAAAGATCCCGTTTTCTGAAAGCAGGGCGTTTATCTCCCGGGCTATTAATTCGTTCGCTGCAAGCACTTCCTCGAGAACTTTTATCTCCATTCTCTATTCCTCCACATCAATGGATTCGACTAACAATTCACGTCCAGCGGTTATCTCGATGTTGAAGGATGAACAGGATGGGCAAAGAAATACAGGTTCTCCTATTTCGAACTCTTTTCCGCACTGCTTGCACCTCCCCCTCACAGGAACCTCCACTATATCAAGACTGGCAGACTCAAGTGGCGTATCCTTCTTCAGAAACTCGAAATAGAACTGCAAGCAATCCGGAACAGCCGTCGACATCTTTCCAACTTTCAGTCTCACGTTGGAGACTCTTGAGTCTGCTCCCACCTCCTCGAGTTTATCGCAAACCACTTTTACTATGTTCTCTACTATCGAGAGTTCGTGCACCTAGCAAATCCTTGGAA
The window above is part of the candidate division TA06 bacterium genome. Proteins encoded here:
- the hypA gene encoding hydrogenase maturation nickel metallochaperone HypA, which encodes MHELSIVENIVKVVCDKLEEVGADSRVSNVRLKVGKMSTAVPDCLQFYFEFLKKDTPLESASLDIVEVPVRGRCKQCGKEFEIGEPVFLCPSCSSFNIEITAGRELLVESIDVEE
- the hypB gene encoding hydrogenase nickel incorporation protein HypB is translated as MEIKVLEEVLAANELIAREINALLSENGIFGVNMMSSPGSGKTTILEKTIEALMPEVNVGVIAGDVATTRDAERLSEHNASVVQIDTDTFGGACHLEAQWVKRALPTFDLKKLDVLFIENIGNLICPSGYNLGEHIKVVVVSVTEGEDKPIKYPAMFSMAHAVLVNKIDLLPHLDFDIVKLRGHINNVAANSKVFEVSARSDEGMDKWVEWLKLRVKEFK